The Camelina sativa cultivar DH55 unplaced genomic scaffold, Cs unpScaffold00669, whole genome shotgun sequence sequence NNNNNNNNNNNNNNNNNNNNNNNNNNNNNNNNNNNNNNNNNNNNNNNNNNNNNNNNNNNNNNNNNNNNNNNNNNNNNNNNNNNNNNNNNNNNNNNNNNNNNNNNNNNNNNNNNNNNNNNNNNNNNNNNNNNNNNNNNNNNNNNNNNNNNNNNNNNNNNNNNNNNNNNNNNNNNNNNNNNNNNNNNNNNNNNNNNNNNNNNNNNNNNNNNNNNNNNNNNNNNNNNNNNNNNNNNNNNNNNNNNNNNNNNNNNNNNNNNNNNNNNNNNNNNNNNNNNNNNNNNNNNNNNNNNNNNNNNNNNNNNNNNNNNNNNNNNNNNNNNNNNNNNNNNNNNNNNNNNNNNNNNNNNNNNNNNNNNNNNNNNNNNNNNNNNNNNNNNNNNNNNNNNNNNNNNNNNNNNNNNNNNNNNNNNNNNNNNNNNNNNNNNNNNNNNNNNNNNNNNNNNNNNNNNNNNNNNNNNNNNNNNNNNNNNNNNNNNNNNNNNNNNNNNNNNNNNNNNNNNNNNNNNNNNNNNNNNNNNNNNNNNNNNNNNNNNNNNNNNNNNNNNNNNNNNNNNNNNNNNNNNNNNNNNNNNNNNNNNNNNNNNNNNNNNNNNNNNNNNNNNNNNNNNNNNNNNNNNNNNNNNNNNNNNNNNNNNNNNNNNNNNNNNNNNNNNNNNNNNNNNNNNNNNNNNNNNNNNNNNNNNNNNNNNNNNNNNNNNNNNNNNNNNNNNNNNNNNNNNNNNNNNNNNNNNNNNNNNNNNNNNNNNNNNNNNNNNNNNNNNNNNNNNNNNNNNNNNNNNNNNNNNNNNNNNNNNNNNNNNNNNNNNNNNNNNNNNNNNNNNNNNNNNNNNNNNNNNNNNNNNNNNNNNNNNNNNNNNNNNNNNNNNNNNNNNNNNNNNNNNNNNNNNNNNNNNNNNNNNNNNNNNNNNNNNNNNNNNNNNNNNNNNNNNNNNNNNNNNNNNNNNNNNNNNNNNNNNNNNNNNNNNNNNNNNNNNNNNNNNNNNNNNNNNNNNNNNNNNNNNNNNNNNNNNNNNNNNNNNNNNNNNNNNNNNNNNNNNNNNNNNNNNNNNNNNNNNNNNNNNNNNNNNNNNNNNNNNNNNNNNNNNNNNNNNNNNNNNNNNNNNNNNNNNNNNNNNNNNNNNNNNNNNNNNNNNNNNNNNNNNNNNNNNNNNNNNNNNNNNNNNNNNNNNNNNNNNNNNNNNNNNNNNNNNNNNNNNNNNNNNNNNNNNNNNNNNNNNNNNNNNNNNNNNNNNNNNNNNNNNNNNNNNNNNNNNNNNNNNNNNNNNNNNNNNNNNNNNNNNNNNNNNNNNNNNNNNNNNNNNNNNNNNNNNNNNNNNNNNNNNNNNNNNNNNNNNNNNNNNNNNNNNNNNNNNNNNNNNNNNNNNNNNNNNNNNNNNNNNNNNNNNNNNNNNNNNNNNNNNNNNNNNNNNNNNNNNNNNNNNNNNNNNNNNNNNNNNNNNNNNNNNNNNNNNNNNNNNNNNNNNNNNNNNNNNNNNNNNNNNNNNNNNNNNNNNNNNNNNNNNNNNNNNNGTTCAGGCACATATGAGACGCCCCTGGACTTGTATAGTAGCCAGATCAATGTGTCAATAAGAAAGAATTCAGAAGAGTATGTTGATGTACAGTACCATCCATCCAGCCATTGAGAAGATGGCGAAAATGTGAACCCAGAAAAGCACAGCAGCTGACTCCCTTCCACAGCCTCTAAGGTTCGCAACAGCTCCTGAAAGCACTGATGTAGGCATTGTGTGTTGAAGGAGTAGCACAAATCGGAACATCTTGTCCTCAGCAGGAAGGAATCCAAGTTTGTCTGCTAGTGTCACTATTCCTAGTCCTACTGGTGGCACCAACACCAACCGTCCAAATATAATAGCCGCTGTAGTCTTGAAACCAAGTTTTGAACTTCCTGGTCCTAAAATTTAGTCAAGGAATCAATAAGTTCCATATGATGGATGGGGCTAAAAACAAAGACAGTATGAAAAGAGAGCAACCACACAACCCTACCGTTAATGAGATTTCCCCCTAGTGCCAGTAAGATACACGGTATCATGGCGTCCCTGATAGCCAAAGGTTTTTACAGTTATTAACTCGTTATATCCCAGCTGCTTGCCAGAAGACAAATAAAGAGGGTGCTGCTTACCCAAGAATCATGCAGCTGtctgtgaagaagaaaagaggtgCACCATTTGTGAATATCAACTTCTTCGTGAAAGGTATTGCACCAAGTATCATGGCAAGGATCTGAAGGTAACACAAACACGTCTACTTTAAGTAACATGGTAAAGGCAACTGCAAGGTCTCTTGTGAGTCTTGAATCTCTTGATCATCGGATAATACAGGAGAACTGAAAGGCGAGATACTTACCGAAGCAACTATTGCAGGCTGGACAATTTGCTTCAGTTTCAACTTCTCATAGAGGAAAACAAAGATCTGTGTAATCTACATCACGgagcaaaatattaaaaaaaaaaaaaaagaaaaaaagagaaatcatAAGGACCGACTTTGTATCAATCTACAACTGCATTTCCACCTTGCTTTTCCTTAAATCCCCTCTTCCTCTAGGTTCGGTGCTCTGTACAGGCAGGAGAACTTGAGCAGGCGAAATGTCCTTGGGGGAATTTTGAATAAGCAAGGGGACTTGCTCTGGAGCAGCATCTACTGGAAGGTGTTTCAAAGGAAGATtatcttcttcagcatcaaACCCTTCTGGAGGAGGAGCAAACATCTGGTACACATATGTGTAGAGAATGATGGCACCAACCTAACATACAAGTTATACCTCACGGTTATTCAAAGTTTCTCAGAGAGAATCATCATGGAAACTAGCAGGAGGGAACCGAAACAATATTTAAATCCATGGACACTGATGACACACAGTAGACTGGAACTAAGGATCCTAAACAAAATAGTTACAATGTCTCATACATATCAAGCTCCTCTtcatcaaaacagaaaaaaggcAGAAAGCCAAGAAAGTGTGTCACTGTAAAGGGCGAGACAGCAAAGACGAAAGAGAAAAAGGGTACCCATTGACCAAAGGATATATAAGCAGTGCCATCAATGCTACATTTTTCGGAGTCACCGAAAGGGTTGGAGGTATCCCTACATAGAGCCGCTAGTAAAACAAGAGGCACATTGCCAATGTTacctgagaaacaaaaaaaacaaatataaaaaaaaaaaggcacaaAAAGTGAGACTAGTGTCAGTCAGAGCAGACAAGAGAGTCTTAGGAAAAAGGGTCTAACCAACTCCAATTTGTATGATAGTGAATTTGAAGTAAGGGTAAGGTGGACGAATGATGGTAGCAACAATGAAACCGATGATCGAGCCTGAGATGGTGCCAAGAACGACGTTCACAGGAATGAACCACCTGGTATAGATGGAGCAGCCGAAAAGAAGATGCGTTATTGGAGAGCTATTATGGTGTATCGAAGACAAGGGACTAAGATGGAAACAAACCACTGAAGCATTTTGTGGAGAGTGACGGCTTGTCCGAGCTGGGAGAAGATCAAGCAGGGAAGCAAAAGCGAGAAGACTAACTGTATGNNNNNNNNNNNNNNNNNNNNNNNNNNNNNNNNNNNNNNNNNNNNNNNNNNNNNNNNNNNNNNNNNNNNNNNNNNNNNNNNNNNNNNNNNNNNNNNNNNNNNNNNNNNNNNNNNNNNNNNNNNNNNNNNNNNNNNNNNNNNNNNNNNNNNNNNNNNNNNNNNNNNNNNNNNNNNNNNNNNNNNNNNNNNNNNNNNNNNNNNNNNNNNNNNNNNNNNNNNNNGTTCAAAGATGCAGGGGTTGTACTGTGACTGTaggaacaaaaattaaaaattaaaataaaaaaaaaagggagagagaagagagaattaCCCCGTTCAAGAGTTTACGGCCAGAGGGAGGCAAGATGTTAACGTACTTGGAGGCCATTAGAAGACCCAAGAAGCACATGGTAAAAACCTTGGCAATTGGCATCACCGCGATTTTGATTGTACCCAGCACTGATTCACCGGCAGCAGCGGGAATCTCCATGGAATCAGCCAAGGCGGCAAGGATCCGGGCTATCATTCTGACAGTTCCTAATGCCAAAGGCAGCAATTTTGAGGGGTTGGACTTGGGTTGGAATCCGGAGGAGAGGGGGAGaataaaacagaggaagttATAGAGAGAGAGTCTCTCTGATGATTGATTTgaggaataaaatataaacaaacacttcgatctctctctctctctctcgtgatTGCCACGTGCACTTCTTTCTCTTTGCCTTCCTTCTTACTCCTTTCCTTTTCTAAGCCCAAAAAAAGCCCGTTTCAACTATTCTTCCCACacaccttttctttttttgtttattcttttctgTTATATTAGCTTTCGTTActaataagtttttattttgtcaaaatacTCCCaagtttacaaattacaaacacCACAAAAGTGTACCACTTCTTAAAATATTTGATCATCTAAGctatgaaattatgaattattattttggcTTTGCCTCAATACTCAGTTTAACATGACTTGGGAAGTTGGGAGGATCATGAAAGACTTTGTATTTCCTTGATCATTTACTAGCAATGGTaccatatatttaaaaataaatcagttaTCAACAAGATTGATCTGCCTAAGATAGGGTAGAATATATCTGAACcgggagatggagaagaagagattctCGATCCTGTGGCTGCTTTGTTGATTTGCATTTCGATGAAAGACTCACCATCGTCGCTGTTGTCAAGCACTTCGTTCATCCATCCCACCTCATTCTCAATCCTATTAATTAATTACGTTACCGGCTCACTTCCCAAAACTCCCTCTACTACTAGTTATAGATATAATATAAGATTTGATCTCTTGCTCCTAATTTCCATCATTGATGTTTTTAGCAAgtatataaattaatcatatacgTAGATTCAAATTTATACAGCTAGCTAGCAGCTCACAACTCCCATACATGTATTCAGGGAGCATATATGTGTATGTGAATACATCTCTATACGCAAATAAtgcaattatatatatgagaagaaGACATGattaatcaaagaaaatgaGAGATGTTTTTACAATTGTCAGACCAAATCAAAGCTCTCGATATATGGGATCGGTGGATTAGTGGTATAATAAAATTGGtgtctttttaataatatagaaactATTTGCCCCTGAAGATAATATCACAATTAATATTGACCCCAGGAATCATTGATCGCCTACCTCTTGAGGATTCACATGCGTATATATCACACGTCACATgcatattgttttctttcttatattgCAAAGTATGATGTTCTTTCTCATTTTGGGTGgagtcaaaattttaaagataaagAACTAATGGAACAAGACTTGAAATGTATCTGGTTTTTATGTATACGTATTTTGGTTCTTGCTGTGAAATATTATTGGAGCACGCTTTAAGCTATTATTTCAAGgataaatataaagaaaaaataaagactCTTGGTAATATTTACAATACTAATTAACATAAAAACACCttaatgcaaataaataaaataattgttactTTGCCAAGAGAAGAAAGGGTCACGAATTTGTTACACGAGAGAAATAAGTTGTATAACTGTAtaagttataaatatatatgagatgagCTAACAAATGTTTTGGTCCACTGTTCTTTCTCTGAAGAAATCTGgcatagtttaaaaatatatatatatatgagatgagTCTCTGTGATGATTGATTTGAGGAATGGTAATAGTTTAATCAAGCTTAACAAATAATCTGCGTTGTAAATAACGTTGAGGTGCTATCAACTTTAAACTTTCTTTGCTCCTATATATGGACTTTGGCACTTTGCAATAGCCAACATGGGTGGAATTATCAAGTACTTTCCAGTCTCCACcaaatgtattttaatttgggtgGACCACGAAGACTACATATGTTCTAATCGTGTGTGGTGAtgcaaaatttacaaatttcaCACTCTGAAAAAATGGGTTGGGAAATCTTTTTTGCAAGTAGTATATAGACATTTCATATACCGTAATAACTTTGAGACAGAGGAGTAACTAGTATGTAAGCGTGCCGCCACGACCGAGCTCGAGCTTTGTTACTAAATTCTTTTGACTTAATTTAGTGAAAgctgaaaatataaaacaaaaatatcgaTCTTCATGACAAAATGAATTCAAAACGTATAAACGTATAAAAAAATTCTCGATAATAGTTTCCGTCATAACTTTTCAGGGTCACCCATTAATTAATTTGTGAGTGTGATAAAGCAAGAGCAATTTCTTAGTGTGTCCCAAGGGTTATTGGTTTACTACCCAAAATATAAGACTAAATtcgaaaagaacaaaaacttagAGGGGCTGTAGTTCAATTAAAATGggaattattaattaatattatgtcTGGATTCTTATCTTTTGTGGAACTGATGTTAATTCATAAAGTACACTttacagacaaaacaaaaactaaagggttcttcttttttgttcacAAGTCGATGTCAGATTCGTAAGTAGCGATGTCAGATGATTTACCAGGTACGACGAATCCAAACACTATATATCGATCTAAAAAGGatctattatataaaaatcggcggatcaaatccctaatttcgaattttgtttttttttttttttttttttNNNNNNNNNNNNNNNNNNNNNNNNNNNNNNNNGGACTATCATGGAAATACCAGCGAATTTAAAATACGTGCCTGGTACTGATCCTGAGGATGTGTATATTCCTTATATAAGACGTGGTGAAAACGAAGAGCCTAATCTCTCGCCTAAAGAAGAGGAACGCATCATCAAGGAACAAGTCATCGAGAGCGAGGTTAGGGTTCTTCTTTATTCAGTTGTCTTTTatgattgacttttttttttttttcattcccTGAAAACATAGTGTTATATTCTTggttagaaaatattattgtatGTTGTTGATTTGTGGGGAGTCTAGTGCGAGTAATCTCATATTCTCTACTTGGAAAATgctattgttaatttttttgtgggGGAATCTTTGGTTTATCATATAGGGTTTCGACATTGACTTCAAGCAGTTCCGCTGTCTTTTTAATTACCGACCTCTTAATTTCGATGATAACAATGAGTACGTCATGGAACCCGAAACCACCAGAGAGTTAATGTACCGGCTGTCTCGGGAATCTCTTGAGAGATACAATGAAAGGAAAGTCGAATACTAAGTGTAGTCTCTTTGTTTAAGAAAGGTGCTTGTTCTCGTTTACGATTGGTTTACCCTTAATTTGTTTCGAAAACACAGGATACAAAATATGAATTTGTCGAGGCTATCAAAGCCAATTTTTACGCGACTGGTGCTGCTTCGGTAATgtatttcattacctttgaagGTATGGATCCTTCTAATGGTCAGCCAAAACATTTCCGAGCTAGAGTCTGCTATTATTATCACTGTCCGCCCTTGTACATCTCATGCTATCCCACACCTGAGAAAAAAGGTActccattattttcttttcttttccttttgtctTTCCTAATAGACAGCTTTTGGACCAGTCATAGGTTTATTTGGATTGTTTTGGCAGTTCAATCCATGGAAATTGAAGTGAAAGAAGCTGTCAAGAAATCAAGGTATATGAATGAAATATCTAATCTAAATTATAAAAcgtcttgtttgtttgatgagTCTAATAGTCTATTCGTTTAACTTTTAGGGGGTTTTCACTTTGCTgaatgtttcttgtttttttttttacattgattGATATCTTCAGACTGATAGAGGAGCTATCGAATGTCTAAAACTGGGTGGTGCTGAGGCAAGCACTGTTGTGATAATTGACCGAGTCTCGTTTTATAACCGAGACATGAACTTTATGGTTTGCCTTGTTCGCTTCCTCTCTTTAGATCTGTTTGTTGTTCAAACTTTTAACAACAAACAGATCTAAAGATAACTTAAGATCTTTTTGATAACTTTGTTATCCTAAATTCCTAATATAATATATGGCCGGATGGAGAAAAGCCAGTACAATCGACAAAGTTATCCGGCCATCGATTATCGACAGTGTCACATTGTATCGTAACCTACTCTGCAAGGCAATATAATGAGTGCATTGTATAgtagtcttttctttttttgtttgctttgggaAGGATATACAGTAATCGGCCTTGTATATACGAGGCCTAAGCAAGCCCACTAATAAGGCCTACATGATAAAGAATTGTAAAGCCCAATTGGTGCCGGCAACAAGGAGTGGACTGTCAAACTTTAATTCCTGCTGTAAACTGTGAAAGACACAGAGAGAGCACTTCCTTCCAGTCTCAGTGGTGCGTTGGTGAGGAGAGCTTCGTTGTCTTCTCCGAttgcaattagggttttaaatcgGTAATCGGTTCGGAGGTGCTTAGCTTTGCGATTGAGAATGAGATCCTTTCCACTTCCTTCGACCTGCTGACAATGGGCAACTGCGGTACTAGAGACGAGGCTGCCGTCTTCACTCCTCAAGctcaaggtctctctctctctctcttcttctgtctctctttatatatcTCTCACTCGCTCgccttttgcttctttttttttcctgatctctcttctctttggtTCACCTCGCAGCCCAACAGCTCCAGAAGAAGCACTCCCGCTCTGTCTCAGATCTGAGCGATCCATCAACTCCTCGCTTCCGGGACGACTCTTGCACTCCTCTTTCGTATGCCCAAGTCATCCCCTTCACTTTGTTTGAGCTCGAGACCATCACTAAGAGCTTCCGCCCAGATTATATACTCGGAGAAGGCGGCTTCGGCACCGTCTACAAGGGCTACATTGATGACAATCTCCGCGTCGGCCTCAAGTCTCTCCCTGTTGCCGTCAAGGTCCTTAACAAGGAGGGCCTACAGGGTCACCGCGAATGGCTTACCGAGGTCAACTTCCTCGGCCAGCTCCGTCATCCCAACCTCGTCAAGCTTATTGGTTACTGCTGCGAGGACGATCACCGATTGCTTGTTTATGAGTTCATGCTGCGAGGCAGCCTTGAGAATCACCTCTTTCGAAGTAATCCCGACACCCTTCTCCATTTTTATTCTGCTCTGCGGTTGATTCCTTCCTACATATATCCCAAGAGTTGcacattttttgtttatcaCTTATTCCGCTTTTTAATCTGGTCATGCTCGTCTAGTCTTTAACCAAGTCACCATGGCTTTACTTCAGAAACCACAGCTCCGCTATCTTGGTCTAGAAGGATGATGATTGCTCTGGGAGCTGCGAAAGGTCTTGCTTTCCTCCACAATGCTGAAAGACCGGTTATTTATAGGGATTTCAAGACTTCCAATATACTGCTTGACTCGGTAACTAGTCTTTCATTTGCTGCAAAGGTTCCTCCAAGATGTTGGGAATACCTTACCAAAACTAATATATCCTTGCTTGGCTTGAACCTGCAGGACTACACAGCCAAGCTTTCAGATTTTGGCTTAGCTAAAGCTGGGCCCCAGGGTGATGAAACACATGTATCAACTCGAGTTATGGGTACTTATGGCTATGCTGCCCCAGAATATGTGATGACTGGTGCGTGATCTAtctctttcaacttttttttttgttcctagaTGCATACACAATCTTGACAGGTAGCTCCTGTAATGTCTTACTTTCACACAGTCTATGCCGGGAGTGATGATCATTTGTTTATATAGGTCCTACCGTTCAAGCCGCTTTAGTTAACTGAATGTGGGTTTCTATTTCTGCTGCAAGTCAGTGCCACATGCAGATAATAAAGACATTGCCTGAGCTACTTCCTCTATGCTTTAGTAGTTTGCTATTATTTAACATATAGGATTGTGGCTTTTGAGATGTTGAATCATGCGTATGCATTTCTATTTCACAAAACTATTTCGAGGAACATAGTCTCTCTTTTTGCATGACAATAAGTGCTTAAACCATTACACAAATTAACACTAACTTGACTCAATTACTAATGAACTAGGACACCTGACGGCTAGAAGTGATGTGTACAGCTTTGGAGTTGTACTTCTAGAGATGTTGACAGGAAGAAAATCAGTGGACAAGACAAGACCTAGCAAAGAGCAGAACTTGGTTGATTGGGCTCGGCCGAAGCtaaatgataaaagaaaactGCTGCAAATA is a genomic window containing:
- the LOC104773846 gene encoding protein PIN-LIKES 6 isoform X2, encoding MIARILAALADSMEIPAAAGESVLGTIKIAVMPIAKVFTMCFLGLLMASKYVNILPPSGRKLLNGLVFSLLLPCLIFSQLGQAVTLHKMLQWWFIPVNVVLGTISGSIIGFIVATIIRPPYPYFKFTIIQIGVGNIGNVPLVLLAALCRDTSNPFGDSEKCSIDGTAYISFGQWITQIFVFLYEKLKLKQIVQPAIVASILAMILGAIPFTKKLIFTNGAPLFFFTDSCMILGDAMIPCILLALGGNLINGPGSSKLGFKTTAAIIFGRLVLVPPVGLGIVTLADKLGFLPAEDKMFRFVLLLQHTMPTSVLSGAVANLRGCGRESAAVLFWVHIFAIFSMAGWMVLYINILF
- the LOC104773846 gene encoding protein PIN-LIKES 6 isoform X1, which translates into the protein MIARILAALADSMEIPAAAGESVLGTIKIAVMPIAKVFTMCFLGLLMASKYVNILPPSGRKLLNGLVFSLLLPCLIFSQLGQAVTLHKMLQWWFIPVNVVLGTISGSIIGFIVATIIRPPYPYFKFTIIQIGVGNIGNVPLVLLAALCRDTSNPFGDSEKCSIDGTAYISFGQWVGAIILYTYVYQMFAPPPEGFDAEEDNLPLKHLPVDAAPEQVPLLIQNSPKDISPAQVLLPVQSTEPRGRGDLRKSKITQIFVFLYEKLKLKQIVQPAIVASILAMILGAIPFTKKLIFTNGAPLFFFTDSCMILGDAMIPCILLALGGNLINGPGSSKLGFKTTAAIIFGRLVLVPPVGLGIVTLADKLGFLPAEDKMFRFVLLLQHTMPTSVLSGAVANLRGCGRESAAVLFWVHIFAIFSMAGWMVLYINILF
- the LOC104773849 gene encoding serine/threonine-protein kinase At5g01020 — translated: MGNCGTRDEAAVFTPQAQAQQLQKKHSRSVSDLSDPSTPRFRDDSCTPLSYAQVIPFTLFELETITKSFRPDYILGEGGFGTVYKGYIDDNLRVGLKSLPVAVKVLNKEGLQGHREWLTEVNFLGQLRHPNLVKLIGYCCEDDHRLLVYEFMLRGSLENHLFRKTTAPLSWSRRMMIALGAAKGLAFLHNAERPVIYRDFKTSNILLDSDYTAKLSDFGLAKAGPQGDETHVSTRVMGTYGYAAPEYVMTGHLTARSDVYSFGVVLLEMLTGRKSVDKTRPSKEQNLVDWARPKLNDKRKLLQIIDPRLENQYSVRAAQKACSLAYYCLSQNPKARPLMSDVVETLEPLQCTGDALIPGATTAAGAAFAMGGVPDYRMHRRFGKNVGPGAICRSPNPNCSPGGPAACRVR